Part of the candidate division WOR-3 bacterium genome is shown below.
GTGAACTCACCGCCGCTGTGACGAGAATGTCTTTTGTCTACGACAGTTTAAGCCTTTTTATAGAAGAACAGCCAATCGCTGAAAACACTCTGCGCCACTTATACATCCCAGGAAAATTCTTTACCGGCGATTTTTCAGCTCGTTTAACTGTCGGTCAAGATGAACCTGTCGAAGTCAAAGTGTTCGACATCCAGGGAAGAACCGTCCTCGATCTGGGTTTAATTCAAGCCAAAAAAGGCGAAAATCAAATATCCGTCAATGCGGGAAACCTCTGTGCCGGTCAATACTTTTTGAGGGTCACATCCTCCACCTTTGACTGGACTGAAAGGTTCGGCATTCTTGAGTAAAAACACAGAGAAAAGCTTGTTTCAATATTGACGTGTAAGTTCAATTATCTTTTTTCTGAGCTCATTATCCGATGTTTTTTTGTCTTTCAATTGCTCGATAATTTTCCTCGCCGCTGCAATTTGTCCTGATTTCTCAAGAGCCGACGCGAGAGACACTGCCGCGTATAAAGTGTCTCCGTTATCCTCTCCCAGATTTTCTTTAAACAGTATATAGGAACGTTCAAAAAACTTTAACGCCTTTTTCATTTCGGATTTCTCCAAATAAATCTGTGCAATTGATCCGTAGACATACGCAGCATAAAAGCTTCTGACCCCGCAGGTTTTTTTGAATATCATCAGAGATACTTTAAAGAATTCAAGAGCCTTGTCGTAGTTTTTTTTTATAAACTCAATTTTACCGAGAAAGCTGTATGATATTGCTGAATCGGTGTTTTCTCTTTCTGCCCCTGTTTTGGTAAGTTTTAATACTCTCCTGTAACACTCGGCCGCCCTTCTGTAGTTTTTCTTCGAGAAATGGTTGTAGCCGAGATTGACATAAACTCTTATAGCGTCGGGAGATAAACCTAAACCCACTTTTCTGTAAATATCCGACGCTCTTATGAGATTTTTCCTCGCCTCTTCGTATTTTCCCATTTTGTTCAGCAGACCGCCTACGTTGTTCATGAGAAAAGCCACTTCTTTGTTTTTCGGACCGTAGATTTTCATAAACACTTCAAGCGATTTGAAATTGTAATGCGCTGATCTTTCATATTCTCCCAGGTAATAATACGCCACCCCGAGGTTGTTCAAAACGGAGGCAAACCTGTGGTCTTCGACAGCGCTCTCTTCTTTTACGAGCTGGACTGCTTTTTTAAGATAGAAAATAGCTTCCCTTGGTTCGCCTAGGTTTATGAGCGTGGATCCTATGCTGTTCAACGCTTCAAATTCATCCTTTTTTCCAGACCTGCTTTTTTTTATCAAGTATAAATACCTCTTTCTGAATCTCAGGGATTTTTTGAAATTTTCCGAATTCGAGTAAACATCTCCGATTTCCTCAAAAACTTGATATTTTCTGCTTTCTTGTATTCTCCGAGGCCAAAGCTTAAAGGCGGTTTGAAAATGAGATATCGCTTCTTCAAAATTTCCCTTCATTTTGCTGAGCTTACCCAACTTCATATAGATTCCGACAAGAAGAGGGATGTCTTTGAGTCCTGCCCTCTCGTATCTTACGAGCGAAGAAGTAAGGTAAAACTCGGCCTGTTTCAGTGAATTAGTGTTAAAAAGATCTTCTGCGATGTCGCACATCAAAGCGACTACTCGATTTTCGTTTTTTTCAGGGCTTTTTTCAAGACAATACAGGGCTTTTTCGGCAGAAAAAACCGCTTCTTCCGAATCGTATGACTCTCTGCAATGAATCGCCGCCTTCTGCCACCGCCCGAACGCTTTTTGGTATTCCTCGGCCATTTCGTAATGAAAGGCAATTTCTCTCTGTTTACGTCCCTCTTCACCGTAATTCTTTTCAAGCGCCGCCGCCGCACACCTGTGCTCAGACCAGAAGTTAGTCTGAGCCAGCATTTCTATGACAGTATCCCTGATCAAACTGTGCCTGAATTTGATTTTATTTCCTGAAATTTCTATCAATTTTTCTTTCTCAAAATAATCCAACGCTTTCTCCGTTACAAGTTTTGATCCGCTATTTATCATTGTGAGCAAATCTTCTTTTTCGAACTCCTCTCCCATAACCGCGCAGGCGTTGAGAATCCTCCTGTACTCCGCTACTGTTCTGTCAATTCTTCCGGCGATTACAGAAAACATGCTTCCAGAGATTGCTGCTTCATCACCCGAAAACGTCAATTTCCCCTTTTTAAAGACTGTAAGTCCGGATATTTTCATAAACCTGCAGAGTTCTTCTATTAACATCGGGTTTCCCAAAGTCTTTCTGCATATGAACTTTTGGAGCTTTCTGTCTATTCTTCTTCCGAAAACGGTTTCAGCCGCAAATATAGTCTTTTCTCTGCTCAGTTTGTCGAGTTTGAAATGAAATGGCTTTATACCATGGAATTTCCCCAGAACTGAAAATTCTCCAGAAGCTGTAAATACAAAAACAGTTCTTTTGAACGATTCATAGTCGAGCATTTTTCTGATCAGTTCCAAAGTCGCAAAGTCAAATTTGTCTGCGTCATCGAATAAGAACAGGCACTTTTTTTCTGCCGCGAAAAAAGACAGAAAACCAATCACCGATAGAAGAATATGTTCTTGCCTTTTCTTCGGGTCTATTTTTTCAAGAAAAGACCGGTATTTCATGATTCCGCACATACAGCCGATAAAAGGTTCAAGCGATTTTAATTCTTCATTCAACTCAAAGTATTTCTCGCTTTTTTTTCCCCGCGACAAGAAACCTTTCACGATCTGGGCATACTTCACTTCAAACATCTCTTTTCCGGTATCAGGTCTCAAACCTGCGGGGACCATGAAAGTCTCAGAAAAAAAATCCTTAAAAGGCTGAAAAGCGTCCTTTTTAAATTCGCCGCCTTTGAAATTGATTACGGGATACTTTCCTTTAACCGATGCGGATAAACCCTCGAGAACCGAACTTTTCCCCATCCCGTTTTCTCCTGAGACCAATATAATTGTCCTGTCCTTAGTCTCCCTGGCAATACCGGATATCTTTGATATAAAATCTTTTCTCATTTCGGAGCCAAGTTTCTTCCCTCCTTTTTCTTTCTTTAAAAGGTTCTGAATTTCAACTTTATCACGGATTCCTTTGAATCTGCGTTTTTGGAAAAACTCAAAAGTGAATTTATCTCTCAGCCCGGCGGTTGTCACGGCGTCAAAAAGGCATTCTCCTTTTTTTGCCGTTTTTAAGATTCTCGAGGACAGGTTCACCGCTTCCCCGTTCACTGCGTATCTGTCTTTGGCTCCCGCAGAGAAATAACCGGTGAATATTTTTCCGAATACGCACGATGAAAAGGACCTGCCCTGATACCTTTCTCTCGCCTCGAGCATAAACTCACATGCTCTTCTGAGGTCAGAGCCCCTCGAAAGCGGTGCTCCGAAGAGGATGAAATATACGATACCGTCCTTCGTTGCTTCGACGTCATTTAAGTTGCCTCCGAAATCGCATGACATTCGGATTATGTCTTCGGATAAGAGACTCATTTCATTTTCTTTAATCACCCTTTTTATTTTCAGGAAGACACACCCGGCTTGCCTGAATTCACTCGACGGTCTTCCCTCTCTCGACTTTGCAAAATCGTTTTCCCTCAAGAAAACAGGTTTAATTGTCTTTTTCAGCCTATCTTCCAGCAAGTATGTTCTTTTTCCGATGCTTTCTTTAATTCGGTATTCAAGATCTGTTTCATAAATACCACCCCCATCAAAACTGACGCTCAATTCGCCCGGAGGCGTTGATTCCTGCGCCGAAAGGCTCAAGAAGACCGCGTCTCCCGTGAATACGCAAAATTCTTTCCCCTTTTCCCCGAACGCAAACCATGACAAGCTTCCTTCAGTCGCTGAGGTTCTGAGCAGTACGCTCGATTCCCCTTCAGGGGTCAGAAACTTTGCCCTCTCAATCTTATTTTTTATTTCTGATCCTGCTCTGACGGCATTTTTCAAGGAATCCCGGCCGGGAAAAACCGAAGTATACGAATCGCCTGAAAGAGAGACGACTTGACCGCCGAACTTTTTTGTATTTCTGAAAACTGTTTCGTAGAAGTAATCCAACAAAAAAGTTATGATTCGGACGCCTTTTTTCCCGTGTCTCGACAGGCTTTCAGTCAGGCCAGTAAAACCGACTATATCGGAGCTGACAACAGATCCTTCGAAACTGCCTGATTTAGAGCCGGCGAGTATTTTTTTCTCGAGAAATTGAGGAGTTGAACCGCGCATTCGACAATCCGATTAAAAAAATAATTTTTCAGAGCATTCGTCAATAAGGCTTAACGCGAAATCCCAGAGCGCTTGAGATCCTTCGGCTATATGTTGGTTTGCTTCAATAACTTGATCTTTTTTTATTCCGTTCTCCCTCCATGCTTTGCCTTCTGTCGCATGGTTTTGCATTATCGGCTCAAGCCTGTCTATAGCGGTTGCGAATCTCGCTTCTGCGGTCTTTCTCTCTTCAAATTCCAGCCAAATATCCATGAATTCATCCTTTAAATTTTCCGGTAACAACCCGAAAATCCTTTTTGAAGCCGTTTCTTCCTTTTGCCTTTTTTCATCTTTTTTGTCCGTATAAAGAATATAATCACCTGCGTCAATCTCAACCAAGTCGTGTATCAGGACCATTTTGATGACTTTTAAAACATCGATAGGTCTGTTTGAGAATTTTTCAAAAACCATGGCCATAACTGCCAAGTGCCATGAATGCTCAGCGCTATTTTCATGCCTCGATCCGTCAAAAATATAGGTGTGCCTGAAAACTGATTTTAGCCTGTCAATTTCCCCGGTGAAATCTACCGAGCGCTGAAAATCTTCACTCCGTTTTTTATACAATGCCCCCCCTTGTTATGCCTGTTTTCCCTTTTGAATATCAAGATTTGAAATCTTTTTTATTTTCTCCAAGAGCCCGGCATAAAATTTCTTATGATTGGGTAATTCAAGATTAAATGTTTTCGCTTGTTTCACTACATATCCAGCCAGTACATCCAGTTCGGTTTTCCCCCCTGAAATCAGATCTCTTTGAAATGACGTTTTTGTCGCCGGATCAAAAGAAGATAATAATTCAAAGTTATTTCGTAGTGTATCGTCTTCAATTGCTACATTTTGAGCTTCCGCCAAAATTTTAATCTCCTTCATTAAAGCCATTAATTCTTCCGTTTTATTTGGGTCTTCGACAATGTCTCCTGAGGTGCAGTCATAATAAGCCGAAATCGTCGAAAAAGGAGATAATAACAGAAATTTATCCCATTCTCTTTTTTTGATACAACTGTCGAATTCCGCCTTTATTCTCGATTCGTTCAACATCTCCAAAACTACTCTGTGGTCTTTTTCTTTAGAATTTTCCGAACCCATAAATAGTTTCCCCGCAGAACCCGTTTGTCTTACCAGCCCGGGTTTAACTATCTGAGAGCTCACATAAATACATCCGCCCAAGACATTGGTGAATGGAAATTTGTAACGTATTTTCTCTTCCATGTTTATGCCGTTCAGCATTGAAATTATTACAGTTTTATCATCTATGTTGCCTCGAATATTTTCAACGGCGTCATCGAGGTGATAACTTTTGACGCATACGAATACATGCGAAAACATCCCGAGACCGGCGGGATTGTCGGTGGCATGGTCTGGGTGTACTCTGTATTCATGATTTTCGGTTTTCAGGGTCACCCCCCCAGATTTGATAGCTTTTAAACCCTCTCCCCTCTGGATAAAGATTATTTGATGGGGGAGCGTCTGTTTTCTGAAGTAGCACAGCCTCGCGCCGAGATAACCCCCGACGCCTCCTATACCCAATATTGCTATTTTCATTGTTGTTATTGTAATATATGGATTGGATCAATTGAAAATATTTTTCAGGAGGACGCATGGATTATTCAAAAATGATTATGGGTAATTTAAAAAAATTGAGAGAAAAAAGACCTCTGATTCACCACATCACAAATTTCGTTGTGATGAACCAGACCGCGAATTTAACACTTGCCATTGGTGGTCAACCTGTCATGTCACACGCCCTGGATGAAGTCGAAGAGATGGTGTCCTACGCTGGCTGCCTTTTGCTAAACATAGGAACGCTGACCCCTGAATTAGTCCATTCAATGATAATAGCGGGGAAAAAGGCTGAAGAATTGGGTGTACCGGTCGTTTTTGATCCAGTCGGAGCCGGAGCGACCAAACTCAGGACTGAATCAGCCCTCAAAATTCTTTCGGAAGTAAAGGTGTCAATTCTCAGAGCAAATCCTGCCGAAGCTTTGATTTGCGCCGGAATGGAAGCCGAAATCGTGGGTGTTGATTCAAAAGAAACTCAGGATACAGCGCTTGAAAAAGTCCGCGAAGCCTCAAAAATATTAGGAGTGGTAATGGCTGTCACCGGTAAAAAGGATATTATAACGGATTCAATAAAAACGGTGATTTGCACCAACGGGCACGAAATTATGAGCAGGGTAACCGGCACAGGCTGTTCCTCCTCGACTTCTGTTTCGTGTTTTGCAGCGGTTGAAAAAGATCTTTTTTCAGCGGCTGTCTGCGGAGTGTCATTTTTCTCGCTAGCCGGCGAGATAGCAGCAGAGAAATCAAACGGACCCGGTTCTTTCGAGGTCTCTCTCTCGGATAAGATTTATGGCGTAGCTGAAGAAGACATCAAAAACCGTTTAAAAATAGAGATTGTCAAGGACTGAAAATCTTCTCCGGGATTATACCTGTCAACATTTTTGGTTTTCAATCCCATTACTCATTTTTTTGAGTTTTTTTAAATGCTTTACTGTCCCGCATGAAAATCGACCTATAATTAAATGATTTTTTACAGAAAAAAATCTCTTATAGGGCTGAAGCGTCGAAAATTTCAATACAATAAACTTGTCAGATTACATTCATGGGGTCTGTCATTATTTAAGATGTAAATTTCCCTAAAATTTTCCCAAGAAAAAAATTAATTGTCGTTTTCCGGCGTTTTATTTTTATCTTCTTGACATGGAGGGATTATTGGATTAAATGATTAGTTATTGCTAACTAACGGAGTATGACATGAATACGATTGACAGCCTGGAGCAGGTCATAATGGATTTTTCAGGCCTGCTGGATTTATTTGAAAGCGATTTCATGAAAAACCGAAAAACCAACGACCTGACTATTAAACAGCTTCTGTATCTCTCTCTAATCGAAACCATGCCCCTATGCACCACAACAGCTATTTCCAAAAAACTTCAGGTAAAAAAGCCCACCGTATCAAACCTTATATCTGTTCTTGAAATTAAAGACCTTGTCCGTAAAAGACTGTCGAATGAGGACGCAAGAATTCACTTAATTGAAATCACCGTAAAAGGAAAGAATCTGCTGGCGACAAGGAAAAAACTTCACAGAGATTTCGCCAGTAAAATTTTAAACTGCCTAAATGAATCTGAAAAAGCCCAGTCCTTGAAACTTATGAAAAAAATTTACGATTGCAATAAGGAGCTTTTAAAATGATGTTCACCCTGATACTTTCTATTATCCTTTCCTTGCAGCCCCAAATTGTGATTTTCGATTTCGACGAATTTATTTGGGCTGGTCTCGATTTCAGCCATGAAATAAACAGCGCCGAAATCGCTGAAGACATCGCCAGAAATTCCGAAGCCGCGGCGTTCGGGAATATGCTGCCGAGAATATCTTTTAATTTCAGTTACACGAAAACCGACAAACCTTTAGGCGTAGGTCTATCAGTTCCATCTCTTCCCGTGCTGTCGGCCGTGAATCCTCAGGAAATCATCGGATTCACACCTGCGATAGACACATACTTGAATTTAACCAAGGATGATTTTAAAACAGCTTCAATAACACTCGTACAGCCTCTTTTCTGGGGAGGGAAGATTTACAAGAATTACAGGATACAAAACCTTGTAAGGCAAACCGCGTCCGAATACACCGACATTGCCCAGCAGAACACAGTCTTTCAATGCGTTGTCGCTTTCGCATCGTATCAAAGGGCTAAAAGCCTTCTTGCATCCGCTCAAAGTTATGAACAAGCTATCGCCTGCCACTTAAGAGACGTTGAAAACCTATATAAAAGCGGGGTTGTAATAGAGAACGATCTTGAAAAAACCCGAATATATCACCAAGACGCCCTTCTTTCAATTCAAGCAGCTGAAAACGCCCTAAAGCTCGCGCAGATGAATGTCTGCAGGCTTTCAGGCCTTGACATGTCGACAGAAATAATCTTTTCCGATTCACTGCCGGAGCTGTCAGTACCGGAACTCGACCAAAACCGTCTTGTAGAATACGGAATGAACAACAGAAATGAGTTGACTGTCGCCGAACTCAATCTATCGGTTGCCGATGAAAGGAAAGATATATCTTTTTTGAGATTTGTGCCTGACGTGACTCTCTTCGGGACTTTAAGGGCGAACAATCCCGACTTTGAACTTGAGGACAAATGGGAAACAGGTTGGGTTCTGGGAGTAGATTTAAGCTACACTTTATTTGAAGGTTTCGGAAGGATCGCCCAGGTTTCTGCTTCATCTTCTTCCCAGGCTCAGGCCAGGGAAAACATCATCGTCGTCTGTGAAATGATAGAACTTGAAATAAGGAACGGCGTACTCGATCTCGAACTCTCCAAAAGCAAGCTTTCGACGACAAAAGAGAAGTATTTGTCCTCGCTTGAATACCTCGAACTGTCGAAGTTGCGTTTTACCAGCGGTGTCATAACCAATTCAGAACTTCTCGATGCCTACCTTCTTCTAAGCGAGGCTGAAACCGACCTGATATCAGCCAAAGCCGACCTTGTAGTAAGTTTTGCAAAACTGAAAGCCAGCCTGGGAACTCTTTATCCATCTGATGTATTTTCAGAAATTACGGAGGTGAATAATTGAAAAGATATTTTTTGCTTTTGTTTACCGTATCCTGTTTTCTTTCATGTACTCAAGACAAAGATTTGGATGTCGCTCAAAATGATCCGAAGAAGATCATGATCGCAGTCGCAGTGAACAGCGAATCGGTTCTATCGGTGAAGTTTTCTCAAAACATATCACCTAGAAGAGAATCGAGGTTGTCTCCGGCAATGCCTGGCAGGGTCGAGATGATACTCGTTGAAAAAGGCGATTCCGTTCAGAAAGGTCAGCTCCTGGTTGTTCTTTCAGGCGAAATGCTCACTCAGGCTCAAGCTCAATTCGAAGCGGCTAAATCCGATTACCTCCGTGCTCAAAACCTCTACGAGAATTCCGCGATTTCACTTCAGCAGCTTGAAAAAGCGGAAGCCCTTTTCAAAAGCGCTGCCGCGCAAAGAGACATGGCCACCAGGTCGGCATATGTTTACGCCCCCTTCAAGGGAATCATCACGGACGTATCCTGCGAAGAAGGCGAAATCTTCAGTTTCACGCCCGAAATATCTCTATCTTCGGTCGAAGGAAGCGGTATCGTAACTCTTTCCGCCATAGACTCCGTCGAAATCACCGGAAACGTTCCTGAACGTTATTACACAAAAATGCGCAAAGGGTTGGAAGCAGTAATAAAACCTGACCTCTATTCCGACACAGCATGGACCGGCTTGGTTTCAAACGTCGGATCAGTTATTGACGTCTCGACGAGAACATTCGAGGTGGAAATCGTCCTTGAAAATCCCGGTAAAATTCTCAAACCAGGAATGTACGCCGAAGTGTCGATAATTACGGACCGTCTTATTTCGACTCGGATACCCGAAGAAGCTCTCGTCACTGATGTCGCCGGAAACGGCTATTATGTGTTCGTTGTCGAAAACGGGAAAGCCTTCCAAAGATCCGTAGAGGTTTCTTTGATTGAAAACGGTTTCGTCGAAGTGCTTTCTGGTCTTGACAGCGGGGACACGGTAGCGACCGTCGGTTCGAGAACCCTTGCAGACAAAGACGAGGTCTCTGTCATCCGCGAGAAATAAAATGAATATAATCGACCTTGCCGTCAAAAAACCTTATATGACGCTGATGTTTTATCTATCGCTAGTAGTCATAGGAATTTTCAGCTTAACCAGAATTCCTCAGGATATGTTTCCTGACATCGAAATCCCTCAGCTTACTATAGTGACTGTCTACCCGGGAGCCTCCTGCGAAAACGTCGAAAGACTCATAACTAAGCCTCTTGAAGAAGTTCTCGCGGGAGCATCCAACCTAAAGCATATAAATTCGTGGTCAAAGGACAACGTCTCAATTATACAGCTTGAATTCAACTACGGCACCGATCTCGACGCATCTGCGTCTGACATACAGCAATTCGTGGATTTCGTTTCCGAAAACCTGCCCGACGAAGCAAAAAAACCCAGAATCATGAAAATATCGACCGGGCATTATCCAATACTTTATTTCGGAATCAAATACCCAGAAAGCATCTCCGACATAGAAAACGTAGTCAACAACCAGATTGTTGAAAGGATACAGCGCTCTTACGGTGTAGCGAACGTGCTGGTTTTAAACCTCCCTCAAAAGGAGGTCAGGATCAGTCTCAGACCTTCTGATTTGAGAAAATACGGGGTGTCAATAGAGCAAATAAGAACCGCTCTCAGCCTGCAAAACATCGCTATTCCAGCGGGAAACGTAGATATAGGTACAATGAACTGGTCGATTTCAGTGCCTGCGGACCTCGGTTCCGCAGATGAAATAGCTTCTGTTCCGGTATCTTTTCATGACGGCGCCATTGTCAAACTTCTTGACGTCGGCACAATCAAGGACACAATCGCGCCTTCGACCTCTTCTTCAATGGTCGACGGCGAAAAGGGGGTCGTTCTTGTCGTGATGAAACAGTCCGGCGTCAATTCCGTGGAAGTTTCAAACAGCGTCAGAACATCAGTCGAGCAGTTGAGGGAAAATCTTCCAGCCGGCGTGGAAATCGAACTCGTCCAGGATTATTCACAGAACATAACAAACATCATCGGAAACCTCAAACAGACCATATTCATCGTGCTCATAGCCGTAATCGTCGTCGTGTTTTTCTTCCTGAGAAAACTGGTGCCGAGCCTGATAATATCACTTTCCATACCTGCGTCCATAATCATTGTTTTCATCGGACTTTTCGCCTTCGGATATTCCTTCAACGCGGTTTCGCTTATGAGCATCGCCATAGCCATAGGAATGATAGTCGATAACGCGATAGTGGTACTGGAAAACATCGACAAACACAGGGAGAAGTCCGAAGACATGAAGTCCGCCTCAATCAACGGGGCGAGAGAAATGGCTCCGGCGGTCATCGCCGCTACGCTGACGACCGTCATAGTGTTTTTACCACTCATCTTCGTGAGGGGTCTTGTCGGAATTCTTTTCGGACAATTGGCTTTTGTCATAATTGTAACTATCGGTTCTTCCGTATTAACGGCGTTGACCCTGACACCAATGCTGACTTCAAAACTCGAGAAGTCCAAAACGAAAAACATTTCTCTAAGTAAATTTTATGTAATTTCGGAAAAAGCATTTGGAAGTATTGAATTTTTC
Proteins encoded:
- a CDS encoding tetratricopeptide repeat protein; translation: MRGSTPQFLEKKILAGSKSGSFEGSVVSSDIVGFTGLTESLSRHGKKGVRIITFLLDYFYETVFRNTKKFGGQVVSLSGDSYTSVFPGRDSLKNAVRAGSEIKNKIERAKFLTPEGESSVLLRTSATEGSLSWFAFGEKGKEFCVFTGDAVFLSLSAQESTPPGELSVSFDGGGIYETDLEYRIKESIGKRTYLLEDRLKKTIKPVFLRENDFAKSREGRPSSEFRQAGCVFLKIKRVIKENEMSLLSEDIIRMSCDFGGNLNDVEATKDGIVYFILFGAPLSRGSDLRRACEFMLEARERYQGRSFSSCVFGKIFTGYFSAGAKDRYAVNGEAVNLSSRILKTAKKGECLFDAVTTAGLRDKFTFEFFQKRRFKGIRDKVEIQNLLKKEKGGKKLGSEMRKDFISKISGIARETKDRTIILVSGENGMGKSSVLEGLSASVKGKYPVINFKGGEFKKDAFQPFKDFFSETFMVPAGLRPDTGKEMFEVKYAQIVKGFLSRGKKSEKYFELNEELKSLEPFIGCMCGIMKYRSFLEKIDPKKRQEHILLSVIGFLSFFAAEKKCLFLFDDADKFDFATLELIRKMLDYESFKRTVFVFTASGEFSVLGKFHGIKPFHFKLDKLSREKTIFAAETVFGRRIDRKLQKFICRKTLGNPMLIEELCRFMKISGLTVFKKGKLTFSGDEAAISGSMFSVIAGRIDRTVAEYRRILNACAVMGEEFEKEDLLTMINSGSKLVTEKALDYFEKEKLIEISGNKIKFRHSLIRDTVIEMLAQTNFWSEHRCAAAALEKNYGEEGRKQREIAFHYEMAEEYQKAFGRWQKAAIHCRESYDSEEAVFSAEKALYCLEKSPEKNENRVVALMCDIAEDLFNTNSLKQAEFYLTSSLVRYERAGLKDIPLLVGIYMKLGKLSKMKGNFEEAISHFQTAFKLWPRRIQESRKYQVFEEIGDVYSNSENFKKSLRFRKRYLYLIKKSRSGKKDEFEALNSIGSTLINLGEPREAIFYLKKAVQLVKEESAVEDHRFASVLNNLGVAYYYLGEYERSAHYNFKSLEVFMKIYGPKNKEVAFLMNNVGGLLNKMGKYEEARKNLIRASDIYRKVGLGLSPDAIRVYVNLGYNHFSKKNYRRAAECYRRVLKLTKTGAERENTDSAISYSFLGKIEFIKKNYDKALEFFKVSLMIFKKTCGVRSFYAAYVYGSIAQIYLEKSEMKKALKFFERSYILFKENLGEDNGDTLYAAVSLASALEKSGQIAAARKIIEQLKDKKTSDNELRKKIIELTRQY
- a CDS encoding efflux RND transporter periplasmic adaptor subunit — encoded protein: MKRYFLLLFTVSCFLSCTQDKDLDVAQNDPKKIMIAVAVNSESVLSVKFSQNISPRRESRLSPAMPGRVEMILVEKGDSVQKGQLLVVLSGEMLTQAQAQFEAAKSDYLRAQNLYENSAISLQQLEKAEALFKSAAAQRDMATRSAYVYAPFKGIITDVSCEEGEIFSFTPEISLSSVEGSGIVTLSAIDSVEITGNVPERYYTKMRKGLEAVIKPDLYSDTAWTGLVSNVGSVIDVSTRTFEVEIVLENPGKILKPGMYAEVSIITDRLISTRIPEEALVTDVAGNGYYVFVVENGKAFQRSVEVSLIENGFVEVLSGLDSGDTVATVGSRTLADKDEVSVIREK
- a CDS encoding winged helix-turn-helix transcriptional regulator, with translation MNTIDSLEQVIMDFSGLLDLFESDFMKNRKTNDLTIKQLLYLSLIETMPLCTTTAISKKLQVKKPTVSNLISVLEIKDLVRKRLSNEDARIHLIEITVKGKNLLATRKKLHRDFASKILNCLNESEKAQSLKLMKKIYDCNKELLK
- a CDS encoding HD domain-containing protein, producing the protein MYKKRSEDFQRSVDFTGEIDRLKSVFRHTYIFDGSRHENSAEHSWHLAVMAMVFEKFSNRPIDVLKVIKMVLIHDLVEIDAGDYILYTDKKDEKRQKEETASKRIFGLLPENLKDEFMDIWLEFEERKTAEARFATAIDRLEPIMQNHATEGKAWRENGIKKDQVIEANQHIAEGSQALWDFALSLIDECSEKLFF
- a CDS encoding TolC family protein, which gives rise to MMFTLILSIILSLQPQIVIFDFDEFIWAGLDFSHEINSAEIAEDIARNSEAAAFGNMLPRISFNFSYTKTDKPLGVGLSVPSLPVLSAVNPQEIIGFTPAIDTYLNLTKDDFKTASITLVQPLFWGGKIYKNYRIQNLVRQTASEYTDIAQQNTVFQCVVAFASYQRAKSLLASAQSYEQAIACHLRDVENLYKSGVVIENDLEKTRIYHQDALLSIQAAENALKLAQMNVCRLSGLDMSTEIIFSDSLPELSVPELDQNRLVEYGMNNRNELTVAELNLSVADERKDISFLRFVPDVTLFGTLRANNPDFELEDKWETGWVLGVDLSYTLFEGFGRIAQVSASSSSQAQARENIIVVCEMIELEIRNGVLDLELSKSKLSTTKEKYLSSLEYLELSKLRFTSGVITNSELLDAYLLLSEAETDLISAKADLVVSFAKLKASLGTLYPSDVFSEITEVNN
- the thiM gene encoding hydroxyethylthiazole kinase, producing MIMGNLKKLREKRPLIHHITNFVVMNQTANLTLAIGGQPVMSHALDEVEEMVSYAGCLLLNIGTLTPELVHSMIIAGKKAEELGVPVVFDPVGAGATKLRTESALKILSEVKVSILRANPAEALICAGMEAEIVGVDSKETQDTALEKVREASKILGVVMAVTGKKDIITDSIKTVICTNGHEIMSRVTGTGCSSSTSVSCFAAVEKDLFSAAVCGVSFFSLAGEIAAEKSNGPGSFEVSLSDKIYGVAEEDIKNRLKIEIVKD
- a CDS encoding efflux RND transporter permease subunit, whose translation is MNIIDLAVKKPYMTLMFYLSLVVIGIFSLTRIPQDMFPDIEIPQLTIVTVYPGASCENVERLITKPLEEVLAGASNLKHINSWSKDNVSIIQLEFNYGTDLDASASDIQQFVDFVSENLPDEAKKPRIMKISTGHYPILYFGIKYPESISDIENVVNNQIVERIQRSYGVANVLVLNLPQKEVRISLRPSDLRKYGVSIEQIRTALSLQNIAIPAGNVDIGTMNWSISVPADLGSADEIASVPVSFHDGAIVKLLDVGTIKDTIAPSTSSSMVDGEKGVVLVVMKQSGVNSVEVSNSVRTSVEQLRENLPAGVEIELVQDYSQNITNIIGNLKQTIFIVLIAVIVVVFFFLRKLVPSLIISLSIPASIIIVFIGLFAFGYSFNAVSLMSIAIAIGMIVDNAIVVLENIDKHREKSEDMKSASINGAREMAPAVIAATLTTVIVFLPLIFVRGLVGILFGQLAFVIIVTIGSSVLTALTLTPMLTSKLEKSKTKNISLSKFYVISEKAFGSIEFFYSSLLSFVLKHKFPTLAIAAFFFLVSLLLIPLVGVGYFSNIDTGEMTISINTPSGTSLEATEEVTAQVFALIDEVVDDKIVAFSIEGQDEKGLLSTAGFDEGSNIATIIVRLTPLEKRGKSAEEIAGILRSRMNEIPNITKYNVSSQSIMLQFLLGGSREIEIEISGEDLEKINGIASFLADTVRTLSGVADVSTTVDNGRPELQILIDQDKASLLGITPMMIAMQVRQSLYGQYAGSIIIQDSDRPIFITYEEASKDNADKIKDIVLTTAFGNQISIGEIAEIQRNFAPIEIARKDRTRTVTVMLSLAGKSMGEISSELSPIINRIDTINGVNARIAGQTEDQKDTFTDLAVALFIGIVLVYMVMCAQFGSFRDPFIIMFSIPFTFSGIIFAFLLSGYELNMITSIGVIMLMGIVVNNGIVLIDRMSALKNSGKSVLEAVTEGGRSRLRPVLMTVLTTVIGFIPLALSRKQGYEIWSPFATTALGGLLASTIVTLVIVPVMYSVFHRDKNS
- a CDS encoding 2-dehydropantoate 2-reductase is translated as MKIAILGIGGVGGYLGARLCYFRKQTLPHQIIFIQRGEGLKAIKSGGVTLKTENHEYRVHPDHATDNPAGLGMFSHVFVCVKSYHLDDAVENIRGNIDDKTVIISMLNGINMEEKIRYKFPFTNVLGGCIYVSSQIVKPGLVRQTGSAGKLFMGSENSKEKDHRVVLEMLNESRIKAEFDSCIKKREWDKFLLLSPFSTISAYYDCTSGDIVEDPNKTEELMALMKEIKILAEAQNVAIEDDTLRNNFELLSSFDPATKTSFQRDLISGGKTELDVLAGYVVKQAKTFNLELPNHKKFYAGLLEKIKKISNLDIQKGKQA